The following is a genomic window from Aphelocoma coerulescens isolate FSJ_1873_10779 chromosome 5, UR_Acoe_1.0, whole genome shotgun sequence.
CCGATGTAGCGCTCTGCCTCATCCGTCTGTCCCCCGATGGCCACACGCCCACTGCCCAGCAGCGCCCGGATGCGCCGGAACTGCTTGTCACTCACAATGCGGCCAAAATCCGGGGATTCTCGGGGGTTGGGGCCGAAAAACTCAGTGATGGCCTCGCGCAGGGCAGGCATGAGCTTGTCCTGCATCTCCACGGTGCAGAGCACGTAGTCAGGAGCGATGCAGGTCTGCCCTGCGTTGAAGAAGCGGCCCCAGACCACACGCCGTGCCACATTGGCCACGTTGCAGGTGTCGGACACGTAGCAGGGGTTCTTGCCCCCCAGTTCCAGCGTCACCGGCGTCAGGTGCTTGGCAGCGGCTGTCATCACGATCCGCCCCACCGGGGGGCTGCCTGCGGGCAGGGAAAACATGGATTGAGGTGGGGATCCCACCAGCCATCGCACGGTtctgggatgtggcactggCTCTGGTGGCAGACCTCAGATATACATCCCAGATCCTCCAGCAGATCCTGGCACCACATCcaggcagggctctgctctgtCCCATGGGACCTACCAGTGAAAAAGATGTAGTCGAACTTGttctccagcagcctggtggtCTCCGGCACACCACCGGTCACCACAGCGAAGCAGTCCTGcaaggaaatgaggaaaaagtcCTCTTGTGTCACCATCTGTCCCCACCAACATCATCCCAGGAGGGTGGGACATCAACTGAGTGCAGAGGGAGGAGGTTCCGCACAGGGATGATGTGTGGGGATGGTGGGTGTGAGGAGGGTCAGGAACATCATGGCCAAGGAACAAGGGACAAGGACAAAAAGGGCTTCTCACACTGTCCAGGTAACAGCTCAGCGTTTCGGCAATGAGTCTCTCTGTGTTCTTGGAGATCTCCGAGGGTTTGATGATGGCACAGTTCCCTGGGGGAAGATGAACAGGACATCAGCACAGTGACATGGTGACAGCCAGCCCTTCTGGGGATGAGATGCCGGCACTTCCAGGCCCAGGGAACTGGAAGGTTGGGCTCACCAGCAGCAATGGCCCCAATGAGGGGCACCAGGAAGAGGTGGATGGGGTAGTTCCATGGCGCTATGATGAGCACCACCCCGTAGGGGTCCTTGCGGATGAAGGCGGAGTCCAGCTGCATCACCTTTGAGAAGAACATGACCTCAGCACTGCCTTCCCCACTAGCAATCTCTCTTCCCCGCTTCCCTTTTCCCAGAGCTTCCTTCTCACCAGGTTCTTGTCCACATGCTCATCCTTCATCCAGTGGCACAGGTTGTTGAGGGTGATGTTGAGCTCGTTCTTGCAGAGGAGGATCTCAGTGAAGAAAGCCTCAAAGGATGGCTGGGGACAGACATCATGGAAGTGTCACCCCAACACTGACCCCATCACTGAGCCTGTCAACCTAACACAGACCCCATAACCCCAATGCTAACCCCGCCACCCTAAGAGGCATCTCTCCCCTCTTCCAAACAGGAATAGCAGGAGAATCTTTTTAACAGAAATTTCCATCACCTCCTGTAACTCCCAGGGAATACCAGTGTCCCAGAATATTATGAAAATAGGTATTtgaccagaaggaaaaaaaacccaaatttgaACATTTTCATGGTATTCAACAAATTCCTGAGCTCAGCACTGTAAACTGGCAATAGAACCCCAAGCCAAGGGGACACCAAGCAATGTCACCAGAGCTCCTGATTGTGGTGCCAGAGGCATCATGACCACTTGGACATTCAAGCTGGAAGCAAAGCCCCGAGCTCCCTTCTACCACCAGTggacaaaaattgcattttttagTCTTAAGTTTAGTCAAAGTCTTAAGACCTTGACTAACGGGAAGTAGTAAGAACCATGGCATAATTAAACCCCTTGTGGTAGAGAAGTGGGTCCTCTCCATAGCCGCAGAGCACAGATCAGGATCATATCACCCTTGCAGGAGCAGAAGACACCAGGGATAGCCCAGCAGGCTCAGTGGAGCCTCTTCATGACTGtggagagcaggaggagcaaagctcctgcactgtgacatCATATTTTGGACTCCTCCAACCCAAAAACATCCCTGGATTGCAATCTTCCTCCCATCCCCACACCACTTTGGGGTTGGGAAGGCTGATTGCTGAGTCCCAGGATCTTCCACCATGAAGAGACCTTCAGGTCCCCAAAATGCAGCTGCCAGGAGGTGCGAGGACCCTCTTGGACCTGAGGGCTCAGCAGGCACATGAGATAATCCAGTGAAGCAACGGGGCTGTTCTCAACCCAGGATGACAATGGCATCACCAGGGTAAGGAAGATGATGGTTCATTAAGAATTTTGATGGGATACAAAGGTTGTGAGATAGGACATTAAGGCTGAGGTCATCCAAGTGCCACCAATCATCAGCATCAGAGAGGAACCGGTACCACTGGAGGTGAGACACCACCTCAGGTACGTAAGAGCAGGTGAAGTGTCCATCCAACTATGAGGGCCCAGCTGCATTACAAGCTCATTACTGGACAACCGGATCTAATTAGGCCTAATTAGGAAAGATGATGATGCCTATCAAAGCCTGGTTGAAGGAGAAGGACTCACCTCCAACAAACAAGGCAATTAGGAGCCTTGGGAGATGGCAGAATGTGGAAAGATATGGCTGAGGGCATGGGCCACTACACTGATGCCAAACAAAGAGGTGAGGGTCATAtaatggaatcctggaatggtatgggttggaagagaccttgaaGCTCATCCTATTCcaccctgtcatgggcaggtacatcttccactagcccaggttgctccaagccccatccaacctggccttgaacacttccagggatgatgagCTGAGACCAGTAGAATTATCCATGGTACGGATGCTCCTGTTTCGCCAGCAGATCATCCAGGAGCTCCTGGCATGCCACAATACCCCAACTCACATCCAGAGCCCTGCCCATGCCACCATGCCAGTGAAACCAGTCCCTTGGAGGCCCTGGGAGGAATGTGCAGTGCCAGCATGTTGCACAATGCCAGTAATCCTGGGCGTGCCGGGCTGGCCAGGAGCTCCCCAGGACGTTACCTCTGTGGAGGTCACATGGACCCCCAGGATGCCGACCAGAGTGTGAAATgctcccacctcagctggtcACTGACAGGCCAACAGGGCCTTTGCCTGGTTTCAGCAACAGCACAGTCCCTCCGCTAACCCCTGGATCTGCAGGGACCCAGCACTTATAGATGCACCAGCCTGGGAACACATCAAGGGGGAAGCAGGACCCCAAGGAAGGGACACCCCTATGCCCAGACTCCCACAAGGGTGCAATACCCAGACAAGGGCGTACGAAGGACTCCAAAGACGCAATGCCAGTGGCCCCCAATTCCCAGCCCCTTCTCACCTTGCCCATGTCCAATTCAGTGGCTTCCAGGATCTCCTGCTTCTTGTCATCCAGGAAGCGTCCCAGAGCCTCCAGCTGAGCCATTCGGTATTCCATGGGCCGTGTCTTCCCAGAGAGCCAGGATGCCCGCAGGTGGCTCACCAGCCCCGCATAGGGGTTCCCACTGCGGGGACGAGGGTGTTAGAGGGGACCCAGCCCCATTCTATCTTCCCAGAGCCTCATGTCATCCCAGATCCACGTTATCCCATCCCAGCATCAAACTGGAGCCCCAGATTCcctggggacagagcagggagtCCACACACACCTGTCTCCCTCGCTGCTGGGAGCAACTTAACACAGCACCATTCCCAGCAGATCCAGTCTTTTCCCTTGGGCCATGCTGGGATGTGGTGGCCCATAGACCTCAGACTTTTCCCCCAGCACCAGCCTGGGGTTCCTAtcaccctggcactgccacagcTTCCCCTGCTCACCTCCCTGTCTCCCTCCTGCCCCCGGCCCCTTGTTCTCACCATGGAGTGCTGCAGACCATTGGCATTGGCCCCTTCCCGATCCCGCTGCTTCCACTGCACCCAGCAGCTTTCCCAGGATCTTTGCCAGGATCACTGCCCGCGGTGCTGCACTTGCCGTAGcccgggagctgctgcttggggGGCTCGAGGGACTGCTGCATGCCAAGCTGTGGAAAGGAGCTGCCGGTCTCCATGGAGAGCGTGGTGACCCTGGGGAGAGACACTGTGGGGGTTATGCCAGGATGGAAGTGCTGGAGGTGCCGGTGCGATCCCAAGAGGAGTCACCTACGGCACCTTTGAAGGGCGGCTTGGTGCTCAGGGCCGTCCTGGTTGTGGGGTGACTCAGCCCAGGGCAGCTGCCGGAGGCCCTGGGAGATGCCTGGGATTCCCGGGATAAtcgccatcctctggacactgacCTACCCAGGCTGCCCTGCTGATGTAGGATCACCTATGGGGATCTCAGGGACAAGACACCCCCAAATCTGGGGgacagagctgcagccccccaTCTGTCACCCTCTCCCTCTCCATGCCCAGACACCCACCCTTCCTCGAGGGAACCCTcctgtgccccacagcccccaccagCATGGAGGGTGCCAGATGGGTGCCATGCAGGGAGTGCCAGTTTTGGGGACCCCGCAGTGCTTACCTGGGGGCTTCTGTGGAAGCTGGAGGAGTGTGAGGCCAGGCAGGTACTACTGAGGCTCGGGGTGGGGGTCCCTAAATGCTGTGGGGCTGGGCCCCATGGCCAGGGGCGGGAAGGATTGGGCCCCACCTCTgtggggctggcactggggacaAGGTCTaggatgggatggaatgggacCTCCCCCTTGGGATGGTGTAACTCACATGGCCACCAAACCAGCACCATGAACCTTGACTCATTTGAACCCCACAGACACCCCTCATCCTGCTCCCATGACCACCCTGACTCATGGGATTCCCACTGATACCCTTCATCCCGCTTCCCAAGGGTTCCATGATCAATAGACTCCCCTCATCCTGCTCCCAGGACCACCCCAAAGAAGGGCCCTTTGCCCCAGCAT
Proteins encoded in this region:
- the LOC138111247 gene encoding aldehyde dehydrogenase family 3 member B1-like, whose amino-acid sequence is MFFSKVMQLDSAFIRKDPYGVVLIIAPWNYPIHLFLVPLIGAIAAGNCAIIKPSEISKNTERLIAETLSCYLDSDCFAVVTGGVPETTRLLENKFDYIFFTGSPPVGRIVMTAAAKHLTPVTLELGGKNPCYVSDTCNVANVARRVVWGRFFNAGQTCIAPDYVLCTVEMQDKLMPALREAITEFFGPNPRESPDFGRIVSDKQFRRIRALLGSGRVAIGGQTDEAERYIAPTVLADVLPSDPAMQEEIFGPILPIVVIANMDEAIDFINARPQPLVVYAFSCDSKVVNQVLERTSSGGFCGNDTLMHVTLTSLPFGGIGNSGLGKYHGKFTFDTFSHHRGCLHRNMGLETLNTPRYPPYTQQKLGLLTTTFEVKRRGTCTLL